The following proteins are encoded in a genomic region of Hoeflea phototrophica DFL-43:
- a CDS encoding xanthine dehydrogenase family protein molybdopterin-binding subunit produces MGMEGIGARVARKEDKRFITGKGRYTDDMVVPGMKHAHFVRSPHAHAKIKSIDTSAAEKMPGVISILNGAQLTEDGIGNIICGWMIHSKDGSPMNMGAWRPLAQDTVRYVGDAVAIVVADSKAQARDAAEAVVVDYETLPVVTSAVDALKDGAPQLHPEAKNNQIFDWEIGDAAATDAAIASAAHVTEMKIVNNRLVPNPMEPRAALGVYDDSDEHYTLWTTSQNPHVARLVLSAFYNVAPENKLRVIAPDVGGGFGSKIYIYPEEIVCLWASKRTGVPVKWNCDRTEAFLTDAHGRDHESTIKMAFDADNNITGFKVDTIANLGAYMSLFSSSVPTYLYATLLSGQYAIPAIHANVRTVYTNTVPVDAYRGAGRPEACYLLERVLETAARELGVTPAALRRQNFIREFPYQTPVIMCYDAGDFDASLDAAMTAIDYDGFPARRAEAESRGKKRGIGISCYIEACGIAPSAAVGSLGAGVGLWESAEVRVNAVGTIEVLTGSHSHGQGHETTFSQLVAERFGVGMDSVSIVHGDTDKVQMGMGTYGSRSGAVGMSAIVKALDKVETKAKKIAAHLMEADESDIVIENGELKVAGTDKSVPWFQMALAAYTAHNLPEGMEPGLKEGAFYDPSNFTFPAGTYICEVEVDPDTGKTTVVDFVAADDFGKIINPMIVEGQVHGGVAQGIGQALLEGTHYDAETGQLLTASYMDYTMPRADDLPSFKVSTTETVCPSNPLGIKGCGEAGAIGSPPALINAITDAIGNNDLTMPATPERVWAALRSAQ; encoded by the coding sequence ATGGGAATGGAAGGCATTGGCGCCCGCGTGGCGCGCAAGGAAGACAAGCGCTTTATCACCGGCAAGGGCCGGTACACTGATGACATGGTGGTGCCTGGCATGAAGCACGCGCATTTTGTGCGCTCGCCGCATGCTCATGCCAAAATCAAGAGCATCGATACATCGGCTGCTGAGAAAATGCCCGGCGTGATCAGCATTCTCAACGGTGCGCAGCTCACCGAGGACGGCATCGGCAACATCATTTGCGGTTGGATGATCCATTCCAAGGATGGCTCGCCGATGAATATGGGCGCCTGGCGTCCGCTGGCCCAGGACACGGTTCGCTATGTTGGTGACGCTGTCGCCATCGTGGTGGCTGACAGCAAGGCGCAGGCCCGCGATGCCGCCGAGGCAGTTGTCGTGGATTATGAAACCCTGCCGGTTGTCACAAGCGCCGTTGATGCGCTCAAGGACGGCGCACCGCAGCTTCATCCCGAAGCCAAGAACAACCAGATCTTCGATTGGGAAATCGGTGATGCTGCCGCCACCGATGCAGCCATTGCCTCGGCCGCGCATGTGACCGAGATGAAGATCGTCAACAACCGACTGGTGCCCAACCCGATGGAGCCGCGCGCGGCGCTCGGCGTTTATGACGATTCCGACGAACACTACACGCTGTGGACCACGTCGCAGAACCCACATGTGGCACGGCTGGTGCTCAGCGCATTCTACAATGTGGCGCCTGAAAACAAGCTTCGGGTGATCGCACCGGATGTGGGCGGCGGTTTCGGCTCCAAAATCTACATCTACCCCGAGGAAATAGTCTGTCTGTGGGCTTCCAAGCGCACCGGTGTTCCGGTGAAATGGAATTGTGACCGGACCGAGGCCTTCCTGACCGATGCCCATGGCCGCGACCATGAATCAACCATCAAGATGGCGTTTGATGCAGACAACAACATCACCGGCTTCAAAGTCGACACCATTGCCAATCTCGGCGCCTACATGTCGCTGTTTTCGAGCTCGGTGCCGACCTATCTCTACGCCACCCTGTTGTCGGGCCAGTACGCGATCCCGGCGATCCACGCCAATGTGCGCACGGTATACACCAACACGGTTCCGGTGGACGCCTATCGCGGCGCCGGGCGGCCGGAAGCCTGCTATCTGCTCGAGCGTGTGCTTGAGACGGCGGCGCGTGAACTTGGCGTCACTCCCGCTGCTCTGAGACGGCAGAACTTCATCCGTGAATTCCCGTACCAGACCCCGGTGATCATGTGCTACGATGCCGGCGATTTCGATGCCTCGCTGGATGCGGCGATGACGGCGATCGATTATGACGGCTTCCCGGCACGCCGGGCAGAAGCCGAGTCCCGCGGCAAGAAACGCGGCATCGGCATCAGCTGCTACATCGAGGCATGCGGCATTGCGCCGTCGGCAGCGGTCGGATCTCTTGGTGCCGGTGTGGGGCTTTGGGAATCGGCTGAGGTGCGGGTGAACGCGGTCGGCACCATCGAAGTCCTGACCGGTTCGCACAGCCATGGCCAGGGCCATGAAACCACGTTCTCGCAGCTTGTTGCAGAGCGGTTTGGCGTAGGTATGGACAGTGTCTCGATCGTTCATGGCGACACAGACAAGGTGCAGATGGGCATGGGCACCTATGGCTCGCGCTCCGGTGCGGTTGGCATGTCGGCAATCGTCAAGGCGCTCGACAAGGTCGAGACCAAGGCCAAGAAGATTGCCGCGCATCTGATGGAAGCCGATGAAAGCGACATCGTCATCGAGAATGGCGAACTCAAGGTCGCAGGCACCGACAAGAGCGTGCCGTGGTTCCAGATGGCGCTCGCCGCCTACACCGCGCACAATCTGCCCGAGGGCATGGAACCGGGTCTGAAGGAAGGCGCATTTTATGATCCGTCCAACTTCACCTTCCCGGCAGGCACCTATATCTGCGAGGTGGAGGTCGATCCCGACACCGGCAAGACCACCGTCGTTGACTTCGTCGCAGCGGATGATTTCGGCAAGATCATCAATCCGATGATCGTTGAAGGCCAGGTGCATGGCGGTGTGGCGCAGGGCATCGGCCAGGCGTTGCTGGAAGGCACGCACTACGATGCCGAGACCGGGCAGCTGCTGACGGCGAGCTACATGGATTACACCATGCCGCGTGCTGACGACTTGCCTTCGTTCAAGGTGTCGACAACGGAAACGGTGTGCCCATCAAACCCGCTGGGCATCAAGGGCTGTGGCGAGGCTGGTGCCATTGGTTCGCCACCGGCACTGATCAACGCCATCACCGACGCCATCGGCAACAACGACCTGACGATGCCTGCGACCCCTGAAAGGGTCTGGGCGGCACTCCGGTCGGCACAGTAA
- a CDS encoding (2Fe-2S)-binding protein → MANVSMTVNGRSVSGQCEDRMLLVQFIRENLGLTGTHVGCDTSQCGACVVHVDGKAVKSCTMLAAQADGSDVTTIEGLASGGELHPVQAAFREHHGLQCGFCTPGMIMSAVDMISRHGGQLDEKTVRAELEGNICRCTGYHNIVKAVLDAASKMGDGAKVAAE, encoded by the coding sequence ATGGCCAATGTATCGATGACCGTAAACGGACGATCCGTTTCGGGCCAATGCGAGGACCGGATGCTTCTGGTCCAGTTCATCCGCGAAAATCTCGGACTGACCGGAACCCATGTCGGATGTGACACATCCCAATGCGGTGCCTGTGTGGTTCATGTTGACGGCAAGGCTGTCAAATCCTGCACCATGCTGGCCGCACAGGCAGACGGGTCGGATGTGACGACAATCGAGGGGCTTGCCTCGGGCGGCGAGTTGCACCCCGTTCAGGCGGCGTTTCGTGAGCATCATGGCCTGCAATGCGGTTTCTGCACGCCGGGCATGATCATGTCCGCTGTTGACATGATCAGCCGCCATGGCGGCCAGCTTGATGAGAAAACAGTGCGCGCCGAGCTTGAAGGCAACATTTGCCGCTGCACTGGCTATCACAACATCGTCAAGGCGGTTCTCGACGCCGCGTCCAAGATGGGCGACGGCGCAAAGGTGGCCGCCGAATAG